One segment of Solanum stenotomum isolate F172 chromosome 1, ASM1918654v1, whole genome shotgun sequence DNA contains the following:
- the LOC125843103 gene encoding uncharacterized protein LOC125843103, which produces MDIEVDHYAALGLPSGEEGAQLSEKDISKAYKKKALELHPDKRRDDPNAHLNFQKLKTSYEILKDEKARKLFDDLLRVKREKIQRQSQHDSKRRKMMSDLDARERAAFSPDASVLARDEEERIARKLKEEIARIRAMHSKKVFTPIDPLQKEAHARAKESSTEGNGNSVDREKVLKVSWEKIGEDYTAQRLRELFSEFGEVEDVVIKSSKKKGSALVVMSSKDAARASCGNVLGDLSNPLLIVPLQPPMPSPFPNAEKNGESEGPSLSNLVGAGYQKFEDSVLEKMRKAAQRKK; this is translated from the exons ATGGATATTGAAGTTGATCATTATGCTGCTTTGGGTTTACCCTCTGGTGAGGAAGGGGCCCAACTTTCTGAGAAAGACATATCTAAAGCCTATAAGAAGAAAGCACTAGAGTTGCATCCAGACAAGAGGCGTGATGACCCAAATGCTCACTTGAACTTTCAAAAGCTAAAAACTTCATACGAGATTCTCAAGGATGAGAAAGCTAGGAAGCTGTTTGATGATCTACTTCGTGTGAAACGTGAGAAGATCCAACGCCAATCACAACACGATTCAAAGCGTAGAAAGATGATGTCAGATCTCGATGCAAGAGAGCGTGCTGCTTTTTCACCTGATGCAAGTGTTCTAGCTCGAGATGAGGAGGAACGAATTGCTAGAAAACTTAAGGAGGAAATTGCTCGAATTCGTGCAATGCATTCAAAGAAAGTGTTTACTCCTATAGATCCTTTACAGAAAGAGGCACATGCTAGAGCTAAGGAGAGTAGTACAGAAGGCAATGGGAATAGTGTAGACAGGGAAAAGGTGCTTAAGGTATCTTGGGAGAAGATCGGTGAAGACTATACTGCCCAAAGACTAAGAGAGTTGTTTAGTGAGTTTGGTGAGGTTGAAGATGTAGTAATCAAGAGTTCTAAGAAGAAAGGCTCTGCTCTTGTTGTCATGTCATCTAAAGACGCAGCT aGAGCTTCTTGTGGAAATGTCTTGGGGGATCTATCAAATCCTCTCTTAATTGTGCCTCTCCAACCTCCAATGCCATCTCCGTTTCCTAACGCTGAGAAAAATGGAGAATCTGAGGGCCCGAGTTTGAGTAATCTTGTAGGTGCTGGATACCAGAAATTTGAAGACTCGGTATTGGAAAAAATGAGGAAG GCTGCTCAAAGGAAGAAATAG